Proteins from a genomic interval of Chitinophagales bacterium:
- a CDS encoding FG-GAP-like repeat-containing protein → MNFNLIFLFIFSFALQLTPLTAQPLDFQRNRNTTVQIQNRVLQYPWAGGLNTPQFSAIDFNGDGIEDLFVFDKSTNKVLTFINKGTPNQQNYIYTPEYAFQFPPLQDWVLLRDYNADGITDIFTYSIEGAGVSVYRAKRPSFNSLSFELVSNRLLYQGLNGPSNVLVTRIDIPAIADITGDGDLDILSFDAFGNYVEHYENQSQELTGTAGDTLWFERVDRCWGKFAENSSTNSVVLNSENCGGKSASKVHTGSTLLAFDLEGDNDQDLLMGDLSFNNLVLLTNGGTPQNALMTQQDTLFPSNDQSVNISIFPAAYALDINNDGLQDLLTAPNDVESQSTHQIWSYFNTGTAQNPHFERQTEDFLTEDMIDVGEGAYPAFIDFNADGLMDFVVGNKGKYDTENQFYKDAHLTLFQNIGTLEIPTFQLVDEDYFNMSELHLLGCYPTFGDVDSDGDKDLVVGDESGRLHYFENTAALGEALQLELHTFELLTLVPNDYSAVPFLVDIDGDEKVDLVVGTAKGRIFHFRNFTPFGSETPIFSIESEKWGNVSVREPKFSRGSAAPIVTTLDDTEKLYLIVQSEGGNLSLFTDLEKDTFTLVTKNYSFINEGGRGGLTIADLNGGGDKDLLVGNRRGGVALYSQSLVWDAIEGKEKENEVRIFPNPCTAMCEIRLEGFLDFTSTETPIFTLYNIEGKRIILQPNFSASHNLLTIDVEDLPQGMYFFEVMTKNRRKVGKLLVN, encoded by the coding sequence ATGAACTTCAACCTCATATTTTTATTCATTTTCTCCTTTGCCCTTCAACTTACACCCTTAACTGCCCAACCTCTCGACTTTCAACGCAATCGAAATACCACCGTTCAAATCCAAAATCGAGTACTCCAATATCCTTGGGCAGGAGGATTGAATACTCCTCAATTTTCGGCAATAGACTTCAATGGTGACGGCATCGAAGACCTATTTGTGTTCGATAAATCTACTAATAAGGTACTGACTTTCATCAATAAAGGCACACCCAACCAACAAAATTACATTTACACACCTGAATACGCTTTCCAATTTCCGCCTCTTCAAGATTGGGTACTGTTGAGAGATTACAATGCCGATGGAATCACTGATATTTTTACGTATAGCATTGAAGGAGCTGGAGTGAGCGTATATCGTGCCAAACGCCCTTCCTTCAATAGCCTTTCATTTGAATTGGTTTCTAATAGGTTGTTGTATCAAGGTCTAAATGGGCCTTCCAATGTATTGGTCACACGCATTGATATTCCTGCAATAGCAGACATCACAGGTGATGGAGATTTAGATATTCTGAGTTTTGACGCTTTCGGCAATTATGTAGAACACTATGAAAACCAATCACAAGAATTGACAGGAACGGCGGGTGATACGCTTTGGTTTGAAAGAGTGGACAGATGCTGGGGGAAATTTGCAGAGAATAGCAGCACCAATTCAGTAGTACTAAACAGCGAAAATTGTGGCGGAAAATCAGCTTCAAAAGTGCATACAGGTTCTACCCTATTGGCATTTGATTTGGAAGGCGACAATGACCAAGACTTGCTGATGGGCGATTTGTCCTTCAACAATTTGGTATTGCTCACCAATGGAGGTACGCCCCAAAATGCCCTCATGACCCAACAAGACACCCTTTTTCCGAGCAATGATCAATCGGTTAATATTTCCATTTTTCCTGCGGCTTATGCTTTGGACATCAACAACGATGGTTTACAGGATTTACTGACAGCACCCAATGACGTAGAATCACAAAGCACGCACCAAATATGGTCTTACTTCAACACAGGAACAGCCCAAAACCCACACTTTGAACGCCAAACCGAAGATTTTTTGACCGAAGACATGATAGATGTAGGCGAAGGTGCTTACCCCGCTTTTATAGACTTCAATGCCGACGGATTGATGGATTTTGTGGTAGGCAACAAAGGGAAGTATGACACGGAAAATCAATTTTACAAAGATGCTCATTTGACGCTTTTCCAAAATATCGGCACGCTCGAAATACCTACCTTTCAATTGGTAGATGAAGACTACTTCAATATGAGTGAACTCCATTTATTGGGATGCTATCCCACTTTTGGAGATGTGGATAGCGATGGTGACAAAGATTTGGTGGTAGGAGATGAATCGGGGCGATTACATTATTTTGAAAATACGGCTGCACTCGGTGAAGCCCTGCAATTGGAGCTACACACTTTTGAACTCTTGACCTTAGTTCCCAACGACTATTCAGCCGTTCCGTTTTTGGTGGACATAGATGGAGATGAAAAGGTGGATTTGGTGGTAGGTACTGCAAAAGGCAGGATTTTTCACTTCCGCAATTTCACCCCTTTTGGAAGCGAAACACCTATTTTTTCCATCGAAAGTGAAAAATGGGGCAATGTTTCGGTGCGGGAACCCAAATTTTCGAGGGGAAGTGCTGCGCCGATTGTCACAACTTTGGACGATACCGAAAAACTGTATTTGATTGTGCAAAGTGAAGGCGGTAATTTATCACTATTTACCGACCTCGAAAAAGATACCTTTACCTTGGTCACCAAAAACTACTCTTTCATCAACGAAGGCGGACGAGGAGGTTTGACAATTGCAGATTTAAACGGTGGTGGCGATAAAGATTTGTTGGTTGGAAATCGTCGGGGCGGAGTGGCTTTGTATTCACAAAGTCTGGTTTGGGATGCTATTGAAGGAAAGGAGAAGGAAAACGAAGTACGTATTTTTCCCAATCCTTGTACTGCAATGTGTGAAATTCGTTTGGAGGGCTTCCTCGATTTCACTTCAACAGAAACACCCATTTTTACACTCTACAACATTGAAGGTAAGCGAATAATATTGCAACCCAATTTTTCTGCCTCCCATAATTTACTGACAATTGATGTGGAAGATTTGCCGCAAGGGATGTATTTTTTTGAAGTGATGACAAAGAATAGGAGAAAAGTGGGTAAATTGTTGGTGAATTAA
- a CDS encoding lysophospholipid acyltransferase family protein, which yields MLYAFLKLIFKITLQVFFRQFKVVNRHLIPKKGPLIVVSNHPSTFMDPIIAATLLKQQVHFIAKGTLFNTGLKNWILSNLMNAIPVYRRQDNVENPNKLQQNDAIFERCFEFLGEKGTLIIFPEGTSINERRLREIKTGTARIALGAEARNNFELGVSILTIGINYSDASTFRSDVWVNIDEPIQVSDFKEAYQEDEFEAVRALTEVIRQRLEQNLIITDDDTEDELVQQIEAIYKNQLIADLDLDPKEHAFTLTRGIVDAVNHFEEMDAPRVEALQDSVGKYMTQLNELQLEDRFLAQDKKRKRNIFRDSLWMLVTLILGFPVHLYGFVNNYIPYILPSKIAALLTKDEEYVGPIKMTSGIFTFSFFYALQVYLFHQYLAPNEWWTVAYAMSLPLSGFFAISYWQHSGKFLKHWRLISLFYQKPAEMGRLLQQRAEIIEVLEQAKEEYFSNQ from the coding sequence ATGCTCTACGCCTTTCTAAAATTAATCTTCAAAATAACTCTTCAAGTATTTTTTCGGCAATTCAAGGTCGTTAATCGGCATTTGATTCCCAAAAAAGGCCCCTTGATTGTGGTGTCGAACCATCCGAGTACCTTCATGGATCCAATTATTGCGGCTACTTTGTTGAAGCAACAAGTTCATTTTATCGCTAAAGGAACGCTATTCAATACGGGTTTGAAAAACTGGATACTCAGCAATTTGATGAATGCTATTCCTGTGTATCGCCGTCAAGATAATGTTGAAAATCCCAATAAACTGCAGCAAAATGATGCGATTTTTGAACGGTGTTTTGAGTTTTTGGGAGAGAAAGGTACGCTGATTATTTTTCCAGAAGGCACGAGTATCAATGAGCGACGGCTGCGGGAAATCAAAACGGGAACGGCAAGGATTGCTTTGGGAGCTGAGGCAAGAAATAATTTTGAGTTGGGGGTTTCGATTTTGACAATTGGCATCAATTATAGCGATGCTTCGACTTTTCGGAGTGATGTCTGGGTGAATATTGACGAGCCTATTCAAGTGAGTGATTTTAAGGAAGCTTATCAAGAAGATGAATTTGAGGCAGTTCGGGCATTGACGGAGGTGATTCGGCAACGTTTGGAGCAAAATCTAATCATTACCGATGATGATACGGAAGATGAGTTGGTGCAGCAGATTGAAGCGATTTACAAAAATCAACTGATTGCCGATTTGGATTTAGACCCCAAAGAACACGCTTTTACGCTGACAAGGGGTATTGTGGATGCGGTGAATCATTTTGAAGAAATGGATGCGCCGAGGGTAGAGGCATTGCAAGATTCTGTGGGTAAATACATGACACAACTCAATGAATTACAATTGGAAGACCGCTTTTTGGCACAGGACAAAAAACGAAAGCGCAACATTTTTCGAGACAGTCTGTGGATGTTGGTCACGCTGATTCTTGGTTTTCCTGTGCATTTGTATGGATTTGTCAACAATTACATTCCCTATATTTTACCTTCAAAGATTGCGGCTTTACTCACCAAAGACGAGGAATATGTTGGGCCTATCAAAATGACCAGCGGAATTTTTACTTTCAGTTTTTTTTATGCCTTACAGGTTTACCTATTTCATCAGTATCTTGCTCCCAATGAATGGTGGACAGTGGCGTATGCGATGAGTTTGCCGCTTAGTGGATTTTTTGCGATAAGTTATTGGCAACATTCAGGTAAGTTCCTGAAACATTGGCGGTTAATTTCACTTTTTTACCAAAAGCCCGCAGAGATGGGTCGTTTATTGCAGCAGAGGGCGGAGATTATTGAGGTTTTGGAACAAGCGAAAGAGGAATATTTTAGCAATCAATGA
- a CDS encoding proline iminopeptidase-family hydrolase, with amino-acid sequence MNHKSILFLLSFFSLLFHSCEQQPAVKEESVAEQNCDYLDFKTPTDFQAAGVQMIELKEGYKVWTKRFGNSPMKVLILHGGPALTHEYMECFESFFPKAGIEFYHYDQLGSHYSDQPDDDSLWTIERFVEEVEQVRVALGLNKDNFYLLGNSWGGILGMEYALKYQQNLKGLIICNMTADFDKYEAYNSKLRNQMRQSLIDSLELFENKGDYHNPIYQDLVFEEYYTKHICQMPSKDWPEPILRSFKNVNQHVYEFMQGPSEFVPGGILKHWSVWDDLHTLTVPTLMVGAKYDTMNPEEMKEMSELVQNGRFLYCANGSHLSMWDEQDFFMDGVIDFIVDVQGGWTKTN; translated from the coding sequence ATGAACCACAAATCTATTTTATTTCTCCTCAGTTTTTTCTCGCTGCTGTTTCATTCTTGTGAACAACAACCTGCAGTAAAAGAAGAATCCGTAGCCGAACAAAACTGTGACTATCTCGACTTCAAAACACCTACCGATTTTCAAGCTGCTGGTGTACAAATGATTGAATTGAAGGAAGGTTACAAGGTTTGGACAAAACGATTTGGGAATAGCCCGATGAAGGTCTTGATTTTGCATGGCGGTCCTGCTTTGACACATGAATACATGGAGTGTTTTGAGAGTTTTTTCCCAAAAGCGGGAATCGAGTTTTATCACTACGACCAACTCGGTTCACACTATTCGGACCAACCTGACGACGACAGCCTATGGACGATAGAGCGTTTTGTAGAAGAAGTCGAACAGGTGCGGGTGGCTTTGGGCTTGAACAAGGACAATTTTTATCTGCTCGGTAATTCTTGGGGCGGTATTTTGGGAATGGAATATGCGCTAAAATACCAGCAAAACCTCAAAGGTTTGATCATTTGCAATATGACCGCCGATTTCGACAAATATGAGGCCTATAACTCCAAATTGCGGAACCAAATGCGTCAATCCTTGATAGATTCTTTGGAACTATTTGAAAACAAAGGCGACTACCACAATCCCATCTATCAAGACCTCGTATTTGAGGAATACTACACCAAACATATCTGTCAAATGCCTTCAAAGGATTGGCCCGAACCTATTCTTCGTAGTTTCAAAAACGTTAACCAACATGTGTATGAATTTATGCAAGGGCCAAGTGAATTTGTTCCTGGTGGTATTCTCAAACATTGGAGTGTTTGGGATGATTTACACACCTTGACCGTTCCCACGCTGATGGTCGGTGCCAAATACGACACGATGAACCCCGAAGAAATGAAGGAAATGAGCGAATTGGTACAAAATGGGCGTTTTCTCTATTGTGCCAATGGTAGTCATTTGTCTATGTGGGACGAACAGGATTTTTTTATGGATGGGGTGATTGACTTTATTGTGGATGTGCAGGGTGGGTGGACTAAGACAAATTAA
- a CDS encoding PD-(D/E)XK nuclease family protein, translating to MNTAFLKYIADNIPFNPQTDDLRTLKDHCFVFPTRRAGVYFKKYLTERFPDQFIWSPYVFSIVEFTQFLSDKVILDPVTMVLELYKIYHLYEPETKFDKFYPWGLLLIKDFDEIDKYMVDHKQLFANLRDIRQMDEFFEMEDEQFEFLKQFWNVLNKEQNTDLESEFIRIWEILGDVYEEFKENLLQNNAAYEGMAQREILEKLKNGSLQLPFSRIVFAGFNALSTAEETLFDYLSDKPIDAKIYWDSDAYYMSNSKQEANKFLSRYYQKWKDHPKHDWTQQTDFRLAAKNIHIIGIPLKVGQAKYTGQLLQGLVEEKKLEISESALVLGDESLLFPMLYALPNDIENINITMGYPLKDSPLYRLLETLVQLQKTALVTEAGSEKPEAGSRDATSNTSTTSTVPKIAFYSKFILQIINNPYIQAFDKEGIKQYTDYIEYNNLIYINSDSILQRLKHPIFRNIFTKASFFLELVEVFNDVLVRLFTRIKEELDKEEDLNSKTEEVTEEDKGNSKKAVELEFIYHTLLQLKKLEETLRKYRQTVTNDTFWKLFREVIQTVKLPFTGEPLQGLQIMGFLETRTLDFKNIFALGINEGAIPSSKPHQTFIPFNLRKGFKMPTFLDQDAIYAYHFYHLLQRAENVYLIYNTEIGDFGSGEKSRFLLQIEHELELLAPDIKIQKHIIATPLQSGATSKEPLEIAKNEAIMAELNRFIEEHPEAKEHGLRRFSPSALSTYITCPVQFYFKHIANLYELESVKEDITNLVFGNILHHTIEFTYNDFIYQRIRQKNLLDRNKVLHTLHKQLVVKQFYSQVFRSDQLEKHKDHLNQIAPDLDLWLTDTLQKINSQERKSLEQKLNQDFKQYHITQQQWKRKLQRQAKRSIVREFMHEDPNLAMLQPEDIKALRLNEKELKRKLDEAFSESNFDSQHLQKGKNLLLQRVIINLVKKILGHDEKDAPFKIVGLESSEVKVTLNIGSKTGVDDDREVALKGVIDRVDEIILEDGKPAFRIIDYKTGTVEFVSATAYGKPVPIDAYFHKYFDDPKYKAGFQIYLYSYLYWRQERSLGVERPRILAGIYSLKEVNKGIRYLRGKKLIDNKFFEAFEVRLKEMLQEIFDEEQDFVQTDKEDRYKFSPYKRLVNF from the coding sequence ATGAACACAGCATTTCTGAAATACATTGCCGATAATATTCCCTTCAATCCTCAAACAGATGATTTGCGGACATTGAAAGACCATTGCTTCGTGTTTCCGACCAGAAGAGCAGGCGTTTACTTCAAAAAATACCTGACTGAGCGATTCCCCGATCAGTTTATTTGGAGTCCTTATGTGTTTAGCATCGTGGAGTTTACCCAGTTTCTATCCGACAAGGTGATACTCGACCCCGTAACGATGGTATTGGAACTTTACAAGATTTATCACCTTTACGAACCTGAAACCAAATTTGACAAGTTTTATCCCTGGGGACTATTGTTAATTAAAGACTTCGATGAGATAGACAAGTACATGGTGGACCACAAACAACTCTTTGCCAATCTGCGAGACATTCGCCAAATGGATGAGTTTTTTGAGATGGAAGACGAACAGTTCGAGTTTTTGAAGCAGTTTTGGAATGTATTGAACAAAGAGCAAAACACCGATCTTGAATCCGAATTTATCCGAATTTGGGAAATATTGGGTGATGTTTATGAAGAATTTAAGGAAAATCTGTTGCAAAACAATGCCGCTTACGAAGGCATGGCACAGCGTGAAATCCTCGAAAAACTCAAAAACGGTAGCCTTCAATTGCCCTTCAGTCGGATTGTTTTTGCAGGCTTCAATGCCCTTTCAACCGCCGAAGAAACCTTGTTTGACTACCTCAGTGACAAACCAATAGATGCCAAAATCTATTGGGACAGCGACGCTTACTACATGAGCAACTCCAAACAGGAGGCCAATAAATTCCTCAGTCGCTACTACCAAAAGTGGAAAGACCATCCAAAACACGATTGGACACAGCAAACCGATTTTCGATTGGCTGCCAAGAATATACACATCATCGGGATTCCCCTCAAGGTTGGTCAAGCAAAATACACAGGTCAATTGCTGCAAGGTTTGGTCGAAGAAAAGAAGTTGGAAATAAGCGAATCAGCTTTGGTATTGGGAGATGAATCACTGCTTTTTCCGATGCTCTATGCGCTGCCCAATGACATTGAGAATATCAACATTACGATGGGGTATCCCCTCAAAGACAGCCCATTGTATCGCCTCCTCGAAACACTGGTTCAATTGCAGAAAACGGCGTTGGTCACAGAGGCGGGAAGTGAGAAGCCGGAAGCGGGAAGCAGAGATGCTACCTCCAATACTTCAACTACGTCCACCGTTCCAAAAATCGCCTTTTACAGCAAGTTCATCCTCCAAATCATCAACAATCCTTATATCCAAGCATTTGACAAGGAAGGCATCAAACAATACACGGATTACATTGAGTACAATAACCTGATTTACATCAACTCCGATAGCATTTTGCAGCGGTTGAAACACCCGATTTTTCGGAATATATTCACCAAAGCCAGCTTTTTCCTCGAACTTGTTGAGGTTTTCAATGATGTATTGGTGCGTCTATTCACCCGCATCAAAGAGGAGTTGGACAAAGAGGAAGACTTAAATTCCAAAACCGAAGAAGTCACGGAGGAAGATAAAGGCAATTCTAAAAAAGCCGTTGAATTGGAGTTTATTTACCATACTTTACTGCAATTGAAAAAGTTGGAAGAAACGCTACGAAAATACCGACAAACGGTGACGAATGATACTTTTTGGAAACTATTTCGTGAAGTGATTCAAACTGTGAAATTGCCGTTTACGGGTGAGCCATTGCAGGGACTTCAAATCATGGGTTTTTTGGAAACCAGAACTTTGGACTTTAAAAACATCTTTGCACTCGGCATCAATGAAGGGGCCATTCCATCAAGCAAACCGCACCAAACTTTTATTCCCTTCAATCTTCGCAAGGGCTTCAAAATGCCCACTTTTCTAGACCAAGATGCTATTTATGCCTATCACTTTTACCACCTATTGCAACGAGCTGAAAATGTGTATTTGATTTACAATACCGAAATTGGCGATTTTGGTTCGGGTGAAAAAAGCCGTTTTCTACTGCAAATAGAACATGAGCTGGAACTGCTTGCGCCTGATATCAAGATTCAAAAACACATCATTGCTACTCCCCTGCAAAGTGGTGCGACTTCAAAAGAACCATTGGAAATTGCCAAAAATGAGGCAATCATGGCAGAATTGAATCGTTTTATTGAAGAACATCCAGAAGCTAAAGAACATGGTCTTCGGCGATTTTCACCTTCTGCACTAAGCACTTACATCACCTGTCCTGTGCAGTTTTACTTCAAACACATTGCGAACTTGTATGAATTGGAGTCTGTGAAAGAGGACATCACCAATCTCGTTTTTGGGAACATCCTCCACCACACTATTGAGTTTACTTACAATGATTTTATCTACCAACGCATCCGCCAAAAAAATTTATTAGACCGCAATAAGGTCTTGCATACGCTTCACAAACAGTTGGTGGTAAAGCAGTTTTACAGCCAAGTTTTTCGTAGCGACCAATTGGAGAAGCACAAAGATCACTTAAATCAAATAGCTCCTGACCTTGACCTGTGGTTAACGGATACGCTTCAAAAAATCAATAGCCAAGAAAGAAAATCCTTGGAACAAAAACTCAATCAGGACTTCAAACAATACCACATTACCCAACAACAGTGGAAACGCAAACTTCAACGACAAGCAAAACGCAGCATTGTCAGAGAATTTATGCACGAAGACCCAAATTTGGCAATGTTGCAGCCCGAAGATATCAAGGCTTTAAGGCTGAATGAAAAGGAATTGAAGCGAAAACTGGATGAAGCTTTTAGCGAAAGCAATTTTGATTCGCAACATTTGCAGAAAGGCAAAAATCTTTTGCTGCAGAGGGTTATCATCAATTTGGTGAAAAAGATTTTGGGACATGATGAGAAGGATGCACCTTTTAAGATTGTAGGTTTGGAATCATCGGAGGTGAAGGTGACGCTGAATATCGGCAGTAAAACAGGGGTGGACGATGACCGTGAAGTGGCTTTGAAGGGGGTCATTGATAGGGTGGATGAAATCATATTGGAAGACGGCAAGCCTGCTTTTCGGATTATTGATTATAAAACGGGAACTGTCGAATTTGTGTCGGCTACTGCTTATGGCAAGCCAGTTCCGATTGATGCTTATTTTCACAAGTATTTTGACGATCCAAAATACAAAGCGGGGTTTCAGATTTATCTCTACAGCTATCTTTATTGGCGACAAGAGCGATCTTTGGGTGTAGAAAGACCTCGTATTTTGGCGGGTATTTATTCATTGAAGGAGGTGAATAAGGGGATTCGGTATTTGAGGGGTAAAAAACTGATTGACAACAAATTTTTTGAGGCTTTTGAAGTGAGATTGAAGGAGATGCTGCAAGAGATATTTGATGAAGAACAAGATTTTGTGCAAACGGATAAGGAGGATCGGTATAAGTTTTCTCCTTACAAGCGGTTGGTCAATTTTTGA
- the recR gene encoding recombination mediator RecR has translation MNFPSKLIEDAVNEFTKLPGIGKKTALRLVLHLLKEDTKNVELFGQTIVKMRQDIQFCQKCHNVSDHSVCSICLDLNRDGSTICVVENMRDVIAIEGTHQYRGLYHVLGGVISPIDGIGPDNLHINSLVDRVKKGDVKEIIMALNPTMEGDTTIFYISKRLRDEKIRITSIARGIAFGGELEYVDELTLARSIATRLPYENYLMNH, from the coding sequence ATGAATTTTCCTTCAAAGCTAATTGAAGATGCTGTCAATGAGTTCACCAAATTACCTGGAATTGGCAAAAAAACAGCCTTGCGATTGGTACTTCATTTACTAAAAGAAGATACCAAAAATGTAGAGTTGTTTGGTCAAACAATTGTCAAGATGCGTCAGGATATTCAGTTTTGTCAAAAGTGCCACAACGTTTCTGACCACAGTGTTTGCAGTATTTGTTTGGATTTGAATCGAGATGGTTCTACCATTTGTGTGGTTGAAAATATGCGTGATGTGATTGCCATTGAAGGTACGCATCAATACAGAGGACTTTACCACGTTTTGGGTGGAGTGATTTCCCCTATAGATGGCATTGGCCCCGATAATCTTCATATAAATTCACTTGTTGATAGAGTAAAAAAAGGAGATGTCAAAGAAATCATCATGGCATTGAATCCTACAATGGAGGGAGATACGACTATTTTTTATATCTCTAAAAGACTACGAGATGAAAAAATTCGTATTACTTCAATAGCCAGAGGAATTGCATTTGGAGGTGAGTTGGAATATGTGGACGAACTTACATTGGCTCGTTCAATTGCGACTCGATTACCTTATGAAAATTATTTGATGAATCATTGA
- a CDS encoding alpha/beta hydrolase: protein MGLKVINKEQFSYIEEGQGTTIVLLHGLLGSLTNFLKIIPHFAKTHRLILPILPITQLPLRQTSVEGLTNYVIDFINYLELDDFILVGNSLGGHLAVNYLTKYSHKVSALILTGSSGLFENTFGTSFPKRKDYEFIRQKTEFTFYSPQTATKELVDNVFENTSKRENALRIVMLAKSAMRESVENLLPNITVPTLLVWGKQDRITPPFVGEDFKRLIPNSELHFIDECGHAPMLEQPLDFSRIMRQFINKVSHTSEITQF, encoded by the coding sequence ATGGGACTTAAAGTAATCAATAAAGAACAATTTAGCTATATTGAAGAAGGGCAAGGTACTACCATTGTACTTTTGCATGGACTTTTGGGTTCTTTGACCAATTTTTTGAAGATCATTCCTCATTTTGCCAAAACCCATCGGCTTATACTGCCCATATTGCCTATTACCCAATTGCCTCTTCGTCAGACAAGCGTTGAAGGTCTAACCAATTATGTGATTGATTTTATCAATTATTTAGAATTGGATGACTTTATTTTGGTAGGCAATTCACTTGGAGGGCATTTAGCGGTAAATTACCTCACAAAGTATTCCCACAAGGTTTCGGCATTGATACTTACAGGCAGTTCGGGTTTGTTTGAAAATACTTTTGGCACTTCTTTTCCCAAGCGAAAAGACTATGAATTTATCAGACAAAAGACAGAATTTACATTTTACAGTCCTCAAACGGCAACAAAAGAACTGGTTGACAACGTTTTTGAGAATACGAGTAAACGTGAAAATGCTTTGCGGATTGTCATGTTGGCAAAATCTGCAATGCGTGAGAGCGTAGAAAATCTTCTTCCCAACATTACGGTTCCTACGTTGTTAGTATGGGGAAAACAAGATAGAATCACCCCACCATTTGTAGGAGAAGACTTCAAAAGGCTTATCCCTAATTCTGAACTGCATTTTATTGACGAATGTGGACACGCTCCTATGTTGGAACAACCATTGGATTTCAGTAGGATTATGCGTCAGTTTATCAATAAAGTATCGCACACTTCCGAAATCACGCAATTTTAA
- a CDS encoding CBS domain-containing protein, whose translation MIAKKLINDTIPPLKLTDDGEKALSWIAEFHVHHLPVVDGQHYLGIISEYTIYDTNETSKPLSSYDFSEKPPKVQEYDHIYEVMKIMKANRLTVMPVVDEEQHYLGLITLDTITDYLSHAQGMEEPGGILILEMRTNDYVLSEIARLVESNDAKILSMYVTTHQSGGSMDVTLKINKTDLTSILPTFERFNYMVKAYYQEEDYLEDVQERLDEFMNYLNI comes from the coding sequence ATGATAGCCAAGAAATTAATCAACGATACGATACCTCCTTTGAAGCTAACCGATGACGGCGAAAAAGCCCTTTCTTGGATAGCGGAGTTCCATGTGCATCACCTTCCTGTGGTAGATGGGCAACACTATTTGGGCATCATTTCGGAATATACGATTTATGATACCAATGAAACGTCAAAGCCACTGTCAAGTTATGATTTCTCAGAAAAACCACCCAAGGTTCAAGAATACGATCATATCTATGAGGTGATGAAAATCATGAAAGCCAATCGACTGACGGTCATGCCTGTTGTGGATGAAGAGCAACACTACCTCGGCTTGATTACCCTCGACACCATCACCGACTATCTCTCTCACGCTCAAGGCATGGAAGAACCTGGAGGAATTCTCATTTTGGAAATGCGAACCAACGACTATGTACTCTCAGAAATCGCTCGTTTGGTCGAATCCAACGATGCCAAAATATTGAGTATGTACGTTACCACACATCAAAGCGGTGGTTCTATGGACGTGACTCTCAAAATCAACAAGACCGACCTGACCAGCATTTTACCGACCTTCGAACGCTTCAATTATATGGTGAAAGCCTACTATCAAGAAGAAGATTATTTGGAGGATGTACAAGAAAGATTGGATGAATTTATGAATTACCTGAATATTTAG